The window TCTTCGAGGGCCGTCGGCTGGGCGCGTACGTGATCGGCGCGACCGTGGACCACGGTCTGCAGCCCGCGTCGGGGTCCGTGGCCGTCCGGGTGGTCGACCAGATGGCGGCCCTCGGGGCCCACGAGACGGTGTCCTCGCGCGTGGTCGTGGATGCGGGCGGGCTGGGTATGGAAGCCGCTGCGCGTCAGGCACGCTTCGCGGTGCTCGAACAGATCGCGTCACATTTCTCCGCGTCGGCCGTGCTGCTCGGGCACACCAGGGACGACCAAGCCGAGACCGTACTTCTCGGCCTGGCCCGCGGTTCGGGCGCGCGCTCCCTGGCTGGGATGCGCCGGTCGTACGACATCTTTGTCCGACCGCTGCTCGACGTCAGCCGCACCGACACCGAGACCGCTTGCCTGCTGGAGGACATCGAGTGGTGGGACGACCCACACAACTCGGATCCCGGGTTCGCGCGGGTGCGCGTACGCCAGTCGGTGCTGCCTGCCATGGAGGATGCGCTCGGGCCGGGTGTGGCCGCGACCTTGGCGCGTACGGCCGACCAACTGCGTGACGACGTGACGCTGCTCGACGACCTGGCGGCCGAGGCTTATGCGGCACCTGAGGCGCTGAGCGTGGCGGCGCTCGCCTCCTTGGCGCCAGCCTTGCGGACTCGCGTGCTGCACCGCGCGATCGTCGACGCTGGCTCCCCGGCCGACGAGGTGACGTTCGAGCACGTACGCGCCGTCGAGGCCCTGGTGACCCAGTGGCGCGGCCAGAAGTGGATCGACCTCCCCGGCCCGGTGCGAGCCCAGCGGGTGGAGGGGCGGTTGGAGTTCGCTGGGGGGTAGGGCTGCTCGTGGGTGCTGTTGCGTGGCGTGGCCTGGGGCGTGCTTGTTCGGACGTACGTCCGACCCGGCCCGGTTTGAGCCGGCTCGGGGGTGCTTGTTCGGACGTACGTCCGACCCGGCCCGAGGACTTCCGCGCCCCATTCGGGCCAGAGAACACGGCCCGCTGATCAGCCCTGTGGATAACCAAATCACGAGCCGCAGCAAGTGGGCAGGGTGGTTGTATGCGCAGCTTCGACCCCGCTCGACCCTTCACCCGCAAACGCGGCTTCGCAGCCGGCATCACCAGGCGCGAGCTGGAAGGCCCGAGCTATCGCCGTCTTCTGTTCGGCATCTATGTCCTTGCCTCGGTCCCGGACACTCCCGCACTCCGGGCTGAAGCCGCCTTGCTCGTCGCCGGGCCTCGCGCTCGCACGAGCCACCTGACCGCAGCGCGGCTGCGCGGCGTACCCATTCCGACCCTGCCGGGCGAACACGTCACGGTCCCCGATCACGACGCGCGGGTGAAGCGCACAGGCATCCGCTGCCATGTCGGCGAGTGCGAAAGCCCAGCGCTGATCGAGGGTCTGGCGACTTCGAGGCCTGAGCAGTTGTTCCTGGAACTGGCTGAATCCCTGTCGTTGATTGATCTCGTCGTCGCCGGCGATCATCTCGTACGTGTCACAAGCCTGAGCGTCAACCGCCTGCGCAGCTTCCTGCGCAGCGCTGGTGGCGTTTCCGCCACGCATGCCCGAGCGGCAGCCGCCTTCGTACGCGAGCGAGTCGACTCGCCCATGGAATCCCGGCTGCGAATGCTTCTGGTCCTCGCGGGAATCCCCGAGCCCGAAATCAATCTGACCCTCCACGACGAGGACGGCGTGCCCAAGCGCCGCTATGACCTGAGCTGGCCGGGGATCAAGGTGATCGTGGAGTACGACGGGCGCCACCACGTCGAGCGCGTGGAGCAGTGGGAGGCTGATCTTGAAAGGCGTGAAGCTATCGACGACGACGGGTGGCGCATCCTGGTCGTGGTGGCGACGGGGATCTATCGCACTCCGAGCCAGACCCTGAAACGAGTCGAGCGGCTCCTTCGCGCTCGCGGCCTGCCGGGAATGCCCGTGTGCCTGCGCGATGACTGGCGCCAGCACTTCCCCGGCCAGGAGCGCGCCGCCTGAGTGGCTCCGGGGGTGCTTGTTCGGACGTACGTCCGACCCGGCGCGGTTTGAGCGGCTCTGGGGGTGCTTGTTCGGACGTACGTCCGACCCGGCCCGGTGCGAGCCGCCCCCACGCCACCCCCGCGAAACCCCAGCCGTCGCCAACGCTGCGCGCGCACCGTAGGCTCCGGCCATGGACTCCGCCCACGTGGAAAGCGACCTTCTGCACGTCCTCTTCACCGAGGCGCAGATCCAAGAGCGGCTGCGTGAGATGGCCGAGGAGATCCACGCCGACTACGAGGGGCAGGATCTGTTGCTGGTCGGCATCCTGCGCGGTGCCGTCATGGTGATGAGCGACCTGGCTCGCTCGCTGCCGCGGCACTGCGAGATGGACTGGATGGCGATCTCCTCCTACGGCTCGGGCACCAAGAGCAGTGGGGTCGTACGCCTCCTCAAGGACCTCGACACCGATATCACCAACCGTCATGTGCTGATCGTCGACGAGATCATCGACACCGGTCTCACGCTGAGTTGGCTCACCAACAACCTCGCGACGCGCAACCCCGCGAGCGTCGAGATCGCCACGTTGCTGCGCAAGCCGGAGGCGCTGACCATGCCCGTGGAGCCGAGATATGTCGGCTGGGACATCCCCAACGAATTCGTCGTCGGGTACGGCCTGGACTACAAGGAGCGCTACCGCAACCTGCGTGACATCGGCACTCTCGCCCCGCACGTCTATTCGTGACCTTGTAAATTCGCAAGGTCCGTTCCAAAGAAGTGGAAAGCAGCTCGTTGAAGCGAATTCTCAAGGGCCCCTGGCTGTGGATCGTGCTCGCGGTCCTCGGCGTCCTCCTCGCCCTGCAATTCCTCGGTGGCAGCGGTGGCGGCAAGGAGATCGAAACCTCCACGCTGCAGACCCACATCGCCAAGGGCGAGATCAAGGAGATCACGTTCAACGGCACCGATCAGGAGATCACCGCCACCCTCGACAACGGGGACGAAGTGATCTCGCACTACATCGACGGCCAGCAGCAGACGCTGCTCGAGCAGGTCGATGAGCAGGTCGCCGAGGGCACGATCGAGTCGTCCAACTCCGAATACCCGCAACCCAGCCTGCTGGGGTCGATCCTGGCGACGCTGCTGCCGTTCGCGCTGATCATCTTGTTGTTCATCTTCTTGATGAACAACGTGCAAGGCGGTGGCGGTCGCGGTGTCATGCAGTTCGCCAAGAGCCGCGCCAAGCTGATCTCCAAGGACATGCCGAAGACGACGTTCGCCGACGTCGCCGGCTGCGAGGAGGCCATCGAGGAGCTCGAGGAGATCAAGGAGTTCCTGCAAGACCCTGCCAAGTTCCAGGCGGTCGGCGCCAAGATTCCCAAGGGCGTGCTGCTCTACGGCCAGCCGGGTACGGGCAAGACACTGCTGGCCCGCGCCGTCGCGGGTGAGGCGGGCGTGCCGTTCTATTCGATCTCCGGTTCCGACTTCGTCGAGATGTTCGTCGGCGTCGGCGCCAGCCGGGTGCGCGACCTGTTCGAGCAGGCCAAGGAGAACCCGCCCGCGATCGTCTTCATCGACGAGATCGACGCTGTGGGGCGCCACCGCGGCGCCGGCATGGGCGGCGGTCACGACGAGCGCGAGCAGACTCTCAACCAGTTGCTGGTGGAGATGGACGGCTTCGACGTACGCGGCGGAGTCATCCTGATCGCGGCCACCAACCGGCCCGACGTACTCGATCCCGCTCTGCTGCGTCCGGGCCGCTTCGACCGCCAGATCCAGGTCGACGCCCCTGACCTCAACGGGCGCCACCAGATTCTCAAGGTGCACTCACGCGGCAAGCCGATGGCCGCCGACGTCGACCTGCAGAGCGTGGCGAGGCGTACGCCCGGCTTCACCGGCGCCGACCTGGCCAATGTGCTCAACGAAGCCGCGCTGCTCACCGCGCGCAACAACGAGAAGTTGATCACCAACGACTCCCTCGACGAGGCCATCGACCGCGTGATTGCCGGCCCGCAGCGGCGTACGCGCCTGATGAACGAGAAGGAGAAGCTCATCACCGCCTATCACGAGGGCGGCCACGCTCTCGTCGCGGCGGCGCTGCCGGGCACCGACCCCGTGCACAAGGTGACGATCCTGCCGCGTGGGCGCGCGCTGGGCTACACGATGGTGCTGCCCGATCAGGACAAGTACAGCCAGACCCGCAGCGAGATGCTCGACAAGCTCGCGTACATGCTCGGCGGGATGGCGTCTGAGGCGCTGATCTTCCACGATGTGACGTCGGGTGCCGGCAACGACATCGAGAAGGCGACCAGCCTGGCCCGCGCGATGGTGACCCAGTACGGCATGACCGAGCGTCTGGGTGCGGTCAAACTCGGTGAGAGCAACTCCGAGCCCTTCTTGGGCCGCGACATGGGCCACTCGCGCAACTACTCCGAAGAGACCGCAGCCGCGGTCGACGAGGAGGTCAAGAACTTGCTGGGCCACGCGCACCAGGAGGCGTACGAGATCCTCGAAGAGAACCGTGACGTCCTCGACTCGCTGGTCTTGGCGTTGCTCGACCGCGAGACTCTCGACAAGGCCGAGGTCGCCGAGATCTTCGAGCCGCTGCGCAAACGGCCGACGCGCCCGGCCTGGACGGGTTCGCCCGATCGAGTGCCGTCCACGATCCCGCCCGTCGAGATCCCCCAAGAGATCCTCGACCGAGCCGCGGCCAACGCGGCCCCCAAGGAGCCCGAGGCCGGCCCGATCCTGACGCCCCCGTCCAGTGACGGTGACGTCTTCGGCGACCCGGGCATCGGCGGCGACACCCCGACACCGCCGGCTCCCGGATCGGCGGGTCCGTCATGACCGACCCGATCTCATTGGGAGAGCACGAGCCCGGTCCCTTCGATCACGCGCGCGCCGAGGCGGCCGTTCGCGAGTTGCTCTTCGCGATCGGGGAGGACCCGGACCGTGAGGGCTTGCAGGACACTCCCGGCCGGGTTGCGAGGGCGTACGAGGAACTCACCGCAGGCCTGCGCCAGACCCCCGAGGACGTGCTGACGACGACCTTCGACCTGGGTCACGACGAGATGGTGCTGGTCCGCGACATCGAGTTGTGGTCGATGTGTGAGCACCATCTGGTGCCGTTCACCGGTGTCGCTCACGTCGGCTATATCCCGGCCGTGACCGGCAAGATCACCGGGCTCTCCAAGCTCGCCCGGCTCGTCGACGTCTATGCCAAGCGCCCCCAGGTCCAGGAGCGGCTGACCACGCAGATCGCCGACTCGTTGATGGAGATCCTCGAGGCGCGCGGCGTGATCGTGGTGATCGAGGCCGAGCACCTGTGCATGACGATGCGCGGCGTACGCAAGACCGGCGCTCGTACGATCACCTCGGCCGTGCGCGGCAGCATGCTCAAGAATCAAGCGACCCGTGCCGAAGCCATGGCCCTGATCAACCGCAGCCGGTGATTCCTCGTGGCGGGCCCGGAGCGCGGTAGTCCAGTGCGAAATGGTCGTCCAGGCGGCGAAAACACGACCATTTCGCACTGGACTACCCCGCCGCAGGTGATGGGGATCGTCAACGTCACCCCCGACTCCTTCTCCGACGGCGGACTATGGGCCGACCCGGAGACGGCGATCGCGCACGGCTTCCAACTGCTGGACGAGGGCGCCGACATCGTCGACGTGGGTGGTGAGTCGACCCGCCCGGGCGCGACCCGGCCGCTGGTCGAGGAGGAGCTAGACCGGGTGCTGCCCGTGATCACGGCGCTGGCCCAAGGTGGCGCCACGGTCAGCGTCGACACCATGCGCGCCGAGGTGGCCGCGGCAGCGGTCGGGGCCGGGGCCACCATCGTCAACGACGTCTCGGGCGGACTTGCCGACCCCGACATCCTTCGAGTGGTCGCGGACTCCGGCGTCACCTATGTCGCGATGCACTGGCGCGCTCACAGCGATCGGATGCAGGACCTGGCGACGTACGACGACGTGGTCGCCGAGGTGAGGAGCGAACTGTCCGAGAGGCTCGACGCCCTGGCCGGCGCCGGCGTCGATCCCGACCGGGTGATCCTCGATCCGGGGTTGGGCTTCGCGAAGACGGCCGACCACAATTGGGAGCTCATCGCCGGGCTCGACCGTTTGCGCGACCTGGGTAGGCCGTTGCTCGTCGGGGCCAGTCGGAAGAGTTTTCTCGGCGTGCTGCTCGGGGACGAGCGTGGCGCACCGCGACCCCCGACCGAGCGCGAGCACGCGCACAGTGCGATGGTTCCTCTGCTGGCCGACATGGGAGTCTGGGGCCTGCGTGTCCATGACGTACGAGCCACGCGCGACGCGCTCGCGGTGTGGGAGAGGCTGCGATGACCACCGACACCATCACCATCACCGGCATCGAGGTCTATGCCCGTCACGGGGTCTTCGACTTCGAACGCCGGGAGGGTCAGACCTTCGTGATCGACCTGAGCATCGGGGTGGACACCCGCCCCGCGGCGGCCAGCGATGACTTGCAAGACACCGTCGACTACGGGAGTCTCGTGACGGCGGCGAAAGCCGCCGTGGAGCGAGATCCGGTCGACCTGATCGAGACGCTCGCCGAGCGCATCTCGGCGGTATGTCTCACCAACGATCGTGTTGAATGGACTCGTATCACGGTGCATAAGCCGTCCGCGCCGATCAACGCCACGTTCACTGACGTGACGCTCACCATCACCAGAACCCGCGAGGAAGTGTCGTGACCGAGACTCCCAACCCGCACATCATCGACGCCGACACGATCACCGGCGAGATGCGCCCGATCCGGCGCGTAGTCATCTGTCTGGGTTCCAACCTCGGTGAACGGATGGCGACGCTGCAAGGGGCCGTAGATGCCCTCAAGGACACCCCGGATGTCTGGGTTACGTCGATCTCGCCGGTCTACGAGACCGCCCCCGTCGACTCGCCCGAAGAAGCGGCGGACTTCCTCAACGCAGTGGTGCTTTTCGACACCACCATGCCGGCCGCCCGGCTGCTCGACCGCGCGCTGGCGATCGAGGACGCGTTCGATCGTGAGCGTTCCGAGGTCAAGAACGCGCCCCGCACGCTCGACGTCGACCTGATCGTCGTGGGGGACCGGCGCAGCGACACCGAGACCCTGGTCCTGCCACATCCGCGGGCGGCGTCGCGCGCGTTCGTCCTCCAGCCCTGGTACGACGTCGAGCCCGACGCGATCTTCCCAGGCCTGGGTCCGATCTCGGAGTTGCTCGAAGACCTCGACAAGTCTGGTATCACCAAGCGTGAAGACCTCGAGCTCGAGTTGAATTGAGCGAGGAGCCCCAGGGGAGCCTGCGGCCGACCTCGCCCGCCGCGCTGACTGCCTTCGCGGTCGTCGGCCTGGTCTGCGGGTGGTTGGTGCGACGGATCTTCGCCGCGGTTGATCTGGTCGCACCCCTGGTCACCTGGACCCAGGGGCTCGTGCTGCTGGTGGCCGCCGCTGCGTTGGCCGGCACGGCGTACGTCACCACCCGCCAGGTCGCCGAACCCGTGCGCCGCCCGCAGAGTCACCAACTGGTCAACCGCCTGGTTCTGGCGCGCGCGAGTGCCCTGGTGGGCGCGTTGCTGGCAGGGGCGTACGCCGGGTACGCCGTCTCGTGGCTGGGCTCGCTGGCCGAGTTGGCTGAGCAAAGAGCCCTCCGTTCGGCGGTCGCGGCGATCGCGGGTGTGACGGTCACCGCCGCGGCGCTCTGGCTCGAACGCGCGTGTCGGGTCAGTTCCGACGACGAATCGGCCTAGCCTGCCCTCATGGCCCCTTCGCGCTCCGCTTCCCGCCGTCTCCAGCGCAGCACCCGGATCACCGTCGCGATCGCGCTGCTCGCACTCGCTGCGGTCGTCGTCGCCTGGGGTGTGTTGGACAACGTCGCCTGGTTCACCGCGGCCTCCGCAGTTATCGCCCTGGTGCTGGGCGCCGCCGCGACCCGGATCATGCATCGCGAACTCCTTCAGTCGCGCCGGGACGCGGCAGCCGACCGCGCAATCCTTGCCCAGGACTACGCCGAGCTCGCCGAGACCCGCGGTGCCGAGCACCGCGCCGAGGTCGTGGCCTTGCGCGGCGATATTGCGGGGCTGACCACACAGAGCAACGAGCGGGCAACCCAGATCACCAAGCTCGAGCAGTCGTTGGTGGCCGCCGAAGCGAAGGTGCAGCAGGCCGAGCGCGAGATCCAGCGTCTTGGCAGCCGCGTCGACGACGCGGAGTCCCGTGCGGCCGAGGCGATCGTGCACCTGGCAGAGCTGGAGCAAGAGGCCGAGACGTTGCGCGCCGAGTTGTTGACCTGGCAGTCGTACGAGCCGCAGACTCGCCAGCACGCCTGATTCCAGGCTGAGGACTGTTCGGACTTGCCGATTCTGCCTTGACCTAGAGTGCATCCGTCCTACAACTACCTCGACGACTGTGAGGTTTGTAGGAGGACCGGATGCGAGATCGTACGCACGCCCGCGCGGGGCTGTTGGGAGCACTGGCGGCTGCTCTGTTGGCGCTGTTCGCCGGGTTGCTGGTGGCGCCACCGACGGCAACCGCAGCCGGGACCGCGTCGATCAGCGGGAAGGTGACTGACTCGGCTGGCACACCACTCGGGGGCGTCAGGGTCTACCTCTACCCCCACCCGAGCGGTTCGATGGTGGCGAACGCAACGACGGACAGCCAGGGCCGCTACACCCTCAGCGACCTGGAGGCTGGGTCCTACAGCGTCTACTACAACACCTATTCCAGCGCGCCCGACTTTCCTAGCCAGTACTGGTCGTCGAGCGGCCCGACCACCGACGACGATGCACTCACGCCCGTCACGGTTGGTGCAGGGGAGGCCAGGACGGGGATCGACGCAGCGCTCAAACGCTACCCCCGCCTCCGGGGAAAGGTGCTCGACGGCAGCGGTGTTCCGGTGGCTGGGGCACCGGTGATCGTGGCCGAGAAAGAGTCGGGTGGCTACTACGACTGGCGCTATGCCAAGAGGGCGACTACCGCTGCGGACGGGACTTACGACGTGCGGGTCGACGTCGGGACGCACAAAGTGAGGTTCGAAGGCACCGTCAGTACCCTCGCGGAGTACTACGACGACACGCAGGTCGAGGCCGCTGCCACGGAAATCACCGCAACGCTCGATCAGGTCGTGACGGGGATCAACGCGACATTGGCCAAGGCGGCGCAGATCCAGGGTCGTGTGGTGGACACCAACGGAGTCGGGTTGGCGGGGATCAGCGTCAGCGTCAACAACCCAGGCGGTGGCCCCGGCGCATCCGCGACCACCGCCGCAGATGGAACGTACGTGGCTGGTGGACTGCGGGCTGGGACCTATGAGGTGTGCTTCTCCGATCCTCTGCGCGCAAGCGTCAGCCGTTGTTGGCAGGACCGACACCGCTACGAATCGGCGACACCGGTCGTCGTGGGCGCGGGTGCCACCGTCAGCGGCATCAACGCCACGCTGCGCAAGGCTGGCGCCATCACTGGACGCATCACCGTGCCCGCACAGTTCAGCGTCCGCAAGATCGAGGTGACCACATTCTTGTGGGATGCGGCGACCTCGACCTGGCTTCGCGACGGCTACTACGACGATGTCGACTCGGCAGGCAACTACTCGCTGACCGGATTGACCCCGGGTGAGCACATCATCTTGTTCAAGAACAGTTGGGGCGATGGTCCGGTCGGTCAGTACTGGGGTGGTGCCGGTCAACCCACCAAGGCAACCGCACAACGCATCACGGTGGCATCCGGAGGCAACATCACCGGCATCGACACCACGATGCGGGCGGGTGCCTCGATCAGCGGAACGATCAGGTCGGCGGCTGGCATGCCTTTGACGGAGGGCCGGATCGCTTCGCTGATCCGCACGGACGGACTGGAGAATCTCAGTTCGGGAGCCGGGTACGCCATGGCGGCCAGCGACGAGTCCTACAAACTCACCGGTATTGCGCCGGGCACCTACAAGGTGTGTTTCGAGGACCTCGACGAACAGTTGTTGAGTCAGTGCTGGAACGGCAAGTCGGATCCTCAATTCGACCCGATTGTGGTCTCGTCCACAGACCAGGTGATTACAGGCATCGACGCGTCCCTTGCAACTGATCCGACGAAGAGCTTCTACGGCAGCGGCGTTGCTGTCACCGGGACCGCATCCGTAGGTTCGACCCTCACCGTCAGTCCGGGCACGTGGTACCCCAGCCCGGTGAGCTTATGGCTACCAGTGGCTCGCCGACGGCGTGACTTTGGCCGGTGAGACCGCATCCACGTACGTGCCCAAGAAGGAGACGGTGGGCAAGAAGGTGTCGGTACGTGTGACGGTCACGGGCTACGGCTTGAGGGACACTTCCGCGACGAGCCCCGAGACGACCCCGGTGACGGACGGGACCGTGCCCACCACCTCGCCCAGCCCCACCACCAGCCCGACGGTGTCGCCCAGCCCGACGAGCAGTCCCACGACCAGCCCGACGGTGTCGCCGACGTTGTCTCCCACGACCAGCCCGACGGCAACCGTCACCCCGCTGACGCTGGTCACCAAGCCGAAGGTCAAGGGCAAGCCGCGGATCGGCAAGCGCCTCAAGGTGGTGGGTGGAGTCTGGTCGCGTACGGATGTAAAGCTGGCCTATCGCTGGAAGGCCAACGGCAAGACCATCAAGAAGGCTCGCAAGCGGGCCTGGAAGGTGTTGGCCAAGTATCGGGGCAAGCGGATCTCGGTCCTGGTCACTGCGTCGGCCCCAGGAGCCACGTCGGTCAAGGTGTTGCTGAAGGTCCGCCGCAAGGTGGCGTGACGCGATCCGGGGGCTGCTTCGACCCGACTCAGCCCCCGGTGTGGCCGCTAAGCACCCGGATCTCCGGGGGTTGAGCGGACCGGAGTCCGCTCAACCCCGGGAGGAGCGCAGCGACTCTCGCAGCGCCTGATGCACCCCGTTCGGAGTCAGCACGCCGAGGAAGGTCGGCCCACGACGCACTCCGATCACCGATTTGTCGTCGCGCATCAGCGCCGCGAGCGCCTGCTCCAGGGTGGAGTCGATGTCGATCGCTCCCGCCAGATCGCCGGTCGAGACGCCGTCGAGAGGCTCCAACAGCGACTCCGACAACGGCGTCACCGAGAGCCGGCGCAGACCGCGGGTCGCGCCGACGAAGTCCGCGACGAAGTCGTTGGCCGGGCGCGCCAGCAGTTCGAACGGCCGGGCGTACTGCGCCATATAGCCACCGGTCCCGTCGACACCGAAGACGGCGACCCGGTCGCCGAGCTTCACCGCCTCGTCGATGTCGTGGGTGACCAGCACGACCGTCTTGTGCAGCGAACGTTGCAATTCCAAGAGGTCGTCTTGCAGCCGTTCGCGGATCAGGGGGTCGACCGCGCCGAAGGGCTCGTCCATCAACAGAACCGGCGGATCCGCCGCCAGCGCACGCGCCACCCCGATCCGTTGCCGCTGGCCACCGGAGAGTTGGTG of the Nocardioides sp. genome contains:
- the tilS gene encoding tRNA lysidine(34) synthetase TilS, whose protein sequence is MDLSSLVHLMGPHPSIAAIRVGVRRALVALGPTPRVVVAVSGGADSLALLAATIFEGRRLGAYVIGATVDHGLQPASGSVAVRVVDQMAALGAHETVSSRVVVDAGGLGMEAAARQARFAVLEQIASHFSASAVLLGHTRDDQAETVLLGLARGSGARSLAGMRRSYDIFVRPLLDVSRTDTETACLLEDIEWWDDPHNSDPGFARVRVRQSVLPAMEDALGPGVAATLARTADQLRDDVTLLDDLAAEAYAAPEALSVAALASLAPALRTRVLHRAIVDAGSPADEVTFEHVRAVEALVTQWRGQKWIDLPGPVRAQRVEGRLEFAGG
- the hpt gene encoding hypoxanthine phosphoribosyltransferase, whose amino-acid sequence is MDSAHVESDLLHVLFTEAQIQERLREMAEEIHADYEGQDLLLVGILRGAVMVMSDLARSLPRHCEMDWMAISSYGSGTKSSGVVRLLKDLDTDITNRHVLIVDEIIDTGLTLSWLTNNLATRNPASVEIATLLRKPEALTMPVEPRYVGWDIPNEFVVGYGLDYKERYRNLRDIGTLAPHVYS
- the ftsH gene encoding ATP-dependent zinc metalloprotease FtsH, which encodes MKRILKGPWLWIVLAVLGVLLALQFLGGSGGGKEIETSTLQTHIAKGEIKEITFNGTDQEITATLDNGDEVISHYIDGQQQTLLEQVDEQVAEGTIESSNSEYPQPSLLGSILATLLPFALIILLFIFLMNNVQGGGGRGVMQFAKSRAKLISKDMPKTTFADVAGCEEAIEELEEIKEFLQDPAKFQAVGAKIPKGVLLYGQPGTGKTLLARAVAGEAGVPFYSISGSDFVEMFVGVGASRVRDLFEQAKENPPAIVFIDEIDAVGRHRGAGMGGGHDEREQTLNQLLVEMDGFDVRGGVILIAATNRPDVLDPALLRPGRFDRQIQVDAPDLNGRHQILKVHSRGKPMAADVDLQSVARRTPGFTGADLANVLNEAALLTARNNEKLITNDSLDEAIDRVIAGPQRRTRLMNEKEKLITAYHEGGHALVAAALPGTDPVHKVTILPRGRALGYTMVLPDQDKYSQTRSEMLDKLAYMLGGMASEALIFHDVTSGAGNDIEKATSLARAMVTQYGMTERLGAVKLGESNSEPFLGRDMGHSRNYSEETAAAVDEEVKNLLGHAHQEAYEILEENRDVLDSLVLALLDRETLDKAEVAEIFEPLRKRPTRPAWTGSPDRVPSTIPPVEIPQEILDRAAANAAPKEPEAGPILTPPSSDGDVFGDPGIGGDTPTPPAPGSAGPS
- the folE gene encoding GTP cyclohydrolase I FolE translates to MTDPISLGEHEPGPFDHARAEAAVRELLFAIGEDPDREGLQDTPGRVARAYEELTAGLRQTPEDVLTTTFDLGHDEMVLVRDIELWSMCEHHLVPFTGVAHVGYIPAVTGKITGLSKLARLVDVYAKRPQVQERLTTQIADSLMEILEARGVIVVIEAEHLCMTMRGVRKTGARTITSAVRGSMLKNQATRAEAMALINRSR
- the folP gene encoding dihydropteroate synthase is translated as MGIVNVTPDSFSDGGLWADPETAIAHGFQLLDEGADIVDVGGESTRPGATRPLVEEELDRVLPVITALAQGGATVSVDTMRAEVAAAAVGAGATIVNDVSGGLADPDILRVVADSGVTYVAMHWRAHSDRMQDLATYDDVVAEVRSELSERLDALAGAGVDPDRVILDPGLGFAKTADHNWELIAGLDRLRDLGRPLLVGASRKSFLGVLLGDERGAPRPPTEREHAHSAMVPLLADMGVWGLRVHDVRATRDALAVWERLR
- the folB gene encoding dihydroneopterin aldolase, translated to MTTDTITITGIEVYARHGVFDFERREGQTFVIDLSIGVDTRPAAASDDLQDTVDYGSLVTAAKAAVERDPVDLIETLAERISAVCLTNDRVEWTRITVHKPSAPINATFTDVTLTITRTREEVS
- the folK gene encoding 2-amino-4-hydroxy-6-hydroxymethyldihydropteridine diphosphokinase, whose product is MTETPNPHIIDADTITGEMRPIRRVVICLGSNLGERMATLQGAVDALKDTPDVWVTSISPVYETAPVDSPEEAADFLNAVVLFDTTMPAARLLDRALAIEDAFDRERSEVKNAPRTLDVDLIVVGDRRSDTETLVLPHPRAASRAFVLQPWYDVEPDAIFPGLGPISELLEDLDKSGITKREDLELELN
- a CDS encoding DUF3180 domain-containing protein; its protein translation is MSEEPQGSLRPTSPAALTAFAVVGLVCGWLVRRIFAAVDLVAPLVTWTQGLVLLVAAAALAGTAYVTTRQVAEPVRRPQSHQLVNRLVLARASALVGALLAGAYAGYAVSWLGSLAELAEQRALRSAVAAIAGVTVTAAALWLERACRVSSDDESA
- a CDS encoding carboxypeptidase-like regulatory domain-containing protein, yielding MRDRTHARAGLLGALAAALLALFAGLLVAPPTATAAGTASISGKVTDSAGTPLGGVRVYLYPHPSGSMVANATTDSQGRYTLSDLEAGSYSVYYNTYSSAPDFPSQYWSSSGPTTDDDALTPVTVGAGEARTGIDAALKRYPRLRGKVLDGSGVPVAGAPVIVAEKESGGYYDWRYAKRATTAADGTYDVRVDVGTHKVRFEGTVSTLAEYYDDTQVEAAATEITATLDQVVTGINATLAKAAQIQGRVVDTNGVGLAGISVSVNNPGGGPGASATTAADGTYVAGGLRAGTYEVCFSDPLRASVSRCWQDRHRYESATPVVVGAGATVSGINATLRKAGAITGRITVPAQFSVRKIEVTTFLWDAATSTWLRDGYYDDVDSAGNYSLTGLTPGEHIILFKNSWGDGPVGQYWGGAGQPTKATAQRITVASGGNITGIDTTMRAGASISGTIRSAAGMPLTEGRIASLIRTDGLENLSSGAGYAMAASDESYKLTGIAPGTYKVCFEDLDEQLLSQCWNGKSDPQFDPIVVSSTDQVITGIDASLATDPTKSFYGSGVAVTGTASVGSTLTVSPGTWYPSPVSLWLPVARRRRDFGR
- a CDS encoding ATP-binding cassette domain-containing protein — encoded protein: MIRLSGVGKTYDDGTVAVRSLDLGVSAGEMVCLVGPSGCGKSTTLKMINRLIEPTSGSIEIDGIDVTSSDPVKLRRGIGYVIQQVGLFPHQTIERNVMTVPSLLGESRSTARARAHELLSLVGLDPAVFASRYPHQLSGGQRQRIGVARALAADPPVLLMDEPFGAVDPLIRERLQDDLLELQRSLHKTVVLVTHDIDEAVKLGDRVAVFGVDGTGGYMAQYARPFELLARPANDFVADFVGATRGLRRLSVTPLSESLLEPLDGVSTGDLAGAIDIDSTLEQALAALMRDDKSVIGVRRGPTFLGVLTPNGVHQALRESLRSSRG